The sequence ttttctcttccccatgagctaatatattttctatttgtggatcatAGCTCATCATTTGGTGCATGCTCTTGATCTTTTTATGTGATTATTTGTGTTCTTGTAATGGCATTCCAAGAAGGATATTAGTGGTTAAGACATTTTATTATTGAGTtcccttcaactagttgacttagagcctttttgtgttttgtgtctttgtttgccttttttgtctttatcttgttttgtgtgtccttccataagattgtgtgagttaagatcctaagattgggggcttgattacttgaaattagtgatgtcttatctccttatgATCTTGTTCCTAATTTACCCTCTCTCTTATCCTTCTACTTTATGATGAGTATTTTCATAGGCTCATAATCTAGTTAAAGTGGGGGCtacatgtagcatcataaattgtaactggtccaatttacacctcatgtttgtgctcttaCTCTAGCATGTCCTATCTCCATTCCCTCTTGAAGTTTAGTTTGATCCTATTCTACAACTTTGATCTAAGGGAATAGGTACAAGATCTATACTCAAAAAATTTGGCAGAGTTGATAGTGATGAACACACTCAACTTTTGAGGACAGAAAATTTAGAGGACCAGGGTGGATCTATGCTACTTGGTCTCAATAAATTAGGCCAAACTTCTGTGAACAAGTTTTGAATCTATTTTTTTGCCCAGATCCTAGTCTATGGCTCTGTGAGATAACTGTAGCATTTTGTATTCATTAATTTACTTCAATTATCTCTCATTTtgtcctaatttcacaattacattcTAAATTacactaagaaagaggataaccaTTCCCAATCAAGGCGAATCCAATCAATATCTCAATTGTTTTCTCATGTGGATTGAGGCAAGATCTATTAGATTCAACCCTCTTTAAAtattttggttaatttggattCTTAGTGGTCTTAATtggtaaaaccctaattccaaattacaccattacaacatgtatacatgtatatgtgcatatgtatatatacatgtatacatatatacacatatatgtatgtatgtatgtatgtatgtatgtatgtatgtatgtatgtgaatatacatgtatgtgtgtatgtatgtatgtatgtatgtatgtatgtatgtatgtatgtatgtatgtgaatatacatgtatgtgtgtgtgcatatatatatgacTTTAAGTCAAAAGAACACATATGGGTTCATTAAACATAAAAAGTCGATTAGGGTTTTTGAATTAAAATAGCATACGAGGTTTTACACATATGCATTAAGGCTTGTAATTAGGCTTGGATGATGGGGCTAAGGCTTGGGATCTTCGTTTTCCTCCTTTCTACCAATTTTCTTCTTCCaatttggtttctcaacttccTCCTCAATCGGTTTACACAATATCAAGCGGGTATTTTTAAAACTACGACGATAATTTCACACATTTTCAAGGATttataaccatataattttttcaagattcaaattgAATTAACATATTAATTGTTAATTTTGTTTTAATAATGTCTTCATAGTTCTcggagacatatgtgtaccatttttaaaataatattagacCTACTTGtccaattttaaaataatttatatattattgttttaTACTTTATTccttacactttcaaaaaaaaaaattgatttttttattattttggtgcaagttatgtgacctGCATGAACATGTATCTTATTTTCAGGATCCATCCactccaaaaaatcataaaaacaatacttttaacaaaaaatacacaacttctagtacctcactcttaactatatttctacCAAATGGtgtttcaaaatactaaatgcaactataatTTTTTTGACCTACAcaccaaacactatgttatgttttgctgaaaaagaaaaggaatactTTAGTGTGTGGGAAacatttgaccctcttaatcttatccattttttaaaaactttagtagtttagaaattacattcaaagtattgcaacttttgtttttatggtatcttcaaattttaagtGCACGAGTCTCAAATTACTCCTCCAAGTTCATGTTTAGGTGATTTCAAAAAAAAGAGTGGCCACTTATACTcgcctttttgttcaccatcttggtacaCTTACCCTGTTATGGCACATGCAACATTAGcatatttataatgttaatttgtaAGATGAGAGGCTCCATGGAAAGATGGAAAGATTGCCTCAGTTATTTCTTGTTATGTGGGTGGTCATCCTAAGTGTTCAAAAGGAGAGGCTATAAATAACATCACCAAACTCAATAATGAATTATTGAAGGAATTGACAAGGGAGTTTTTGAAACCAAAAAATGTTTTGCTCGATTGGGAGACTATATATGTCAATAGTACTAGACGAttaaaatttttttatataattagaGATGGTCTATATAAAAAATTTCTATATAATTACATCATCTACAAATGAAATTCTTTCTTTACCCTAGATTTTTGGTAAATTATAAACTTAAATGGTACCTATTGTAATAATGTTTTTGTTACTACAATTCATCTATGCTTATTTAGATTGAATTGTAACTTATGTTTTAGATGAAGATGGCATGTTATATGGTTTTCATATCTATTTCAAGTATAAGTTTTATATATAAAACAAGTGTTGTATGTCTCCAACctttattcaaatttgattttttaagaAAATTATTTGATTAACATTctcattttaatttttatttcaatataattgaaataaattgtaCTCCACCTCAAAAAAATTATTGTACTTTATTTTTTTTGTGAAAATATTATTGGTTTGAATTTTTTGCCCTACTCTTAGTTGTATGACTTCTACTCACTTTATTCCTATAACCAGTTGTAATTTTCCTATGAACCTACTTGCTATGTTTGGTTCTTTGTGGTCCCTTGTGTCCCCTATTTTATGTGGCAATGTCTTAAAGGGTTCTAGGCCTACATTACTTGGTAAATATTTTACTGCTATAGCTCATTAAGGTTCTTTTCCTCCTTTGAAGCATTGTAAGGATGCTTTGGGAGGCTCTACTACTTCCACACTAAAGAAATTTGTTTTGATGCATGATCCTTTCCCCCTATTGTGGTTCTTGAGGAGGGAGTTCAAATAAATGAGGATTTTTTTTTGCCAAAAAAGGGCTGATATGTAGGTTTGATAGATTGTGGCCCTATTTTAAAGTGACTCAAACCACTTGATTTTTTAGTAGTGAAACAACAAATGGGAAAATATAGATAACCCTTTCCAAATATTTTCTTCATAATTTCCTTTGATTAAGTCTATGATTGGGATAATGTTTTTAAATCTCACTCTTGTTTTTATTGGATACCATGCTCTTCTTGTCAAAACTTGGGAGGCCTCTTTCAACCCTCTCTCCAAGTCTTTGAACCAACTTCCAATTTGAATTCATATCCTAAATATCCCACTTCATATTTTGTGTAATTTTTGTTACATAGACATTGGTCATGTTCTTTATGGCATTTTATTTTGGTGGATAATACTACTACCATATTCTCTCACAACACCTATGATCTGATTCTTGTGAAATTGGACTTGTCCTCTCCTCTCCCAGTGAATATGGTTTGCCTTTagaattttttgtaaaaaaaaggATGCCCTTGTTTCCCACGTTATCTAATAAAAATTCATATactaaaataaattaatttcaaatgAAGATAAAAATTTATGTCTATATAATAAATACAATAACTTCATCAAACTTACAATCCAAACTTTTTACATATTTCAATAATtatcaattcaattaattaatagtATTTCGTTGAGTAAATTATAAATTTAATGCTATAATAATTACTTGTCCAATTTGATAGAACATAGAAAACTATTGTAAGATCACATAATAAACAACAGTCATAAAATGTtatttaaatatattcaaattaaTTTTCAATACAATGTAAAGACTTTTAAAATCTTATAATGAACTTCCCAACTAACCCAATTACTCATAAAAGTATTAATGACTAACCTTAAATCAAgaaatgttgattgataatttgtTTTCAATGTATTGAACTATAAGTCAAAGAAGTCTCAAGTTTTTGTTCTCCAGAAAATCAAAATGATCTGAAAAAAAATGTGATGAGATTAATTGATTGAGACAGTTACCAAATTAATAGATTATACATCCAAATATGAATTAATACAGATTATACATCCATATGCGAATTGGTTGAGACAGTTACCAAATTAACAGATTATACATCCATATGCGAATTGATTGAGACAGTTACCAAATTAACAGATTATACAGGCTGATCTTTCATATGCGAATTCATTGAGACGGTTACCAAATTAACAGATTATACAGGCTGATCTTTCATATGCGAATTCATTGAGACGGTTACCAAATTAACAGATTATACATCCATATGCGAATTGATTGAGACAGTTACCAAGTTAACAGATTATACAGGCTGATCTTTCATATGCGAATTGATTGAGACGGTTACCAAATTAACAGATTATacaggctgaagctattctggttccaaaatagacctttcgtacaGCATGTGAACCAGAATAGATGCGTCCGATTATACATCCCTATGTGAATTGATTGTGACAGTTGCCAAACTAACACAAATGAACACTGACCTAGGGACTAAAAATTCAAAGCACATGTTCATTTAAACCATACAAGCGTGTAAAAGGCACTATAAATAGCATTACCGTAGTTGTAAAGTTGAGCACAACCATTAAACACGTAAATATCTGTCTTGATTTTGTATTGCTCATTTTATCTGCAATGTCTAATTTGAAGGGAGACCACATTTCTTCTGTTTCTTCCATACCATCTAATGCTTTCAATCACTGGGATGATACTTTTGTCCAATCTATCCAAACACCATACGCGGTAAATAACTTTTCTTTTATTCCCGTCAAAATGTTTTCTTCTGCTATTTTCCTTCTTTGCTGATTGTGCATTTTTCAGGGATCTGAATACCGCGAACGTGTGGAAAAAGTGGTGAATGAAGTGAAAATGTTGTTAAAAGAAACGCAGAGTGGAGAAAACGATCTAATTGAACGGCTTGAGATGGTTGATGCACTGCAATGCCTCGGAATAGATCGATATTTTCAGGGCGAGATAAAAGCAGCTCTTGATTACGTTTACCGGTCTCTTTTAAGTTTCTCTTTTCAACTACTGTTTGCATTTagatttgtaattttttatatacGTAAAATTATTATGGAAGCTTGAAAACATTAAACAGGAGAGTTATTTTGTGGGTACAGAGCTTGGAATGGAAGTGTGGGGATAGGATTGGGAAGTGAAAGTTCTACAATGGATATTAATGCCACAAACCACAACTATTGTCACAATCATGGATGACATTTTGTAATCGCTCAAGGTTGGGATGTTTCTATTTTACAAAACATTCCAAGCAACCTCAAGACATGTATTGAATTTGTTTTCAAAATGGTTCTTGAATTGACAAGTTATGTTGTGAAAAAGAAAGGGCATGACATAATGCCTTTTGTTATAAAAGCAGTGTGTATACTTCTACAAGGCCCTTTTAATGTGCTTTAGAACATACTATGTGGATTATATAGCAAATTAAATATCAAACAAAATATTAGATTTGATAACAAATTAGTGATAATTTAGAGCCATTAGACATGGTTTctataaaaaattacaaataattagATTTTATAGAAATGGAACCTATTGAAACTAACAAAAAGAAATTAAGGGTTGACTAAGTAGTGGATTTCCTAACTCTAATTTGTATGATGATTTTTTACAAATTTAAGACACTCCTTTATTTATATGACTGATGGATACTAATATGATGAAatagagaaacaaaaaaaaaatactaaattatATTGCTACATTAGAGTTTCTAATGTGTTAACCATATATAGTATATCAAAGAAGTAACAACAAACCAAATTATATATAGTATGTTGTAAGAAATATTTAGGCACGTCATTAAAATTTATTGaggtttaattttaaaaataatatattattactgTGAAAAAACAATTTTGTATTATTTTTAGGCCCAACCTTGTATATAGATTCTAgacaataaggacaaaaataagaaCAATTTTTATACTTCAAATCCATGCAAaaaattattttgatcatatttaaaaatagaactagttatatagatcATGGAATAAAATTATGAAATAGTTCTAACATGTATATTGCATTGTGTTTTAGTGGGTAGATTATGGAGAAGCTTGTTTTGAGCaatcaagatgaaaaataaatGGATATTTTCCAACCTATAATGAGTACATGAAATTTGTTTCATGAAGTGTAGCATTTGGACCAATATTGTTACACATTGTCTTTAAGATTAGCATGTTGTATTTTATGTGATGACAATATTGAGAAGATATACCTTGATGGATCCAGATTCTACCAACCCATGTGAGTGTGTATACAGTTAATTGATGATGATTTTGAGTTTTTGATTCTTTTCCTCCTTTTCATAgacattaaatataaatataaatgttaTGATACATTTCAATATTAACATATTTCTAATGTTAATGTAGGATGAGAGACTCCATGGAAAGACTGCCTCGACTATTTCTTGTTATATGGGTGATCATCCTAATTGTTTAGAAGGAAAGGAATTAAATCACATCATCAAACTCAATAATGAATCATTGAAGGAATTTACAAGGGAAATTTTAAAATCgaacaatttttttcttaattgtgAGAAGATATGTGCCATTAGTACTAGAGGAGTACAATTTTTGTATATATTTAGAGATGGCTTTACATATTGTCACAAGGAGATCAAGAATCAAATATTTCAAGTTTTTGTTCATCCAATATAAGTATAAAAAAGAAAGCATTTTTATCATCTAAAAATAAAATGCGTTCTTTACTCTAGAATTCTAGTAAAGCATAAACTTAGATGATACTTCTAGTTTTATTCTATTGTaataatttatttgttttttattacgaaagaaacaggttttgaagggacctaaaaccctttaaTAAAGATCTACATCAAAAAGCAACCTTGAGTAAAACCATTAGAACTAGAGCCCAAAGACAACAAAAgaccaacaaaaaacaaaaatctagcaaagagacaaaagaaaggaagaagatAGTACAATTTTTTTAGGGCCTCGACAGCCTTAGTTTCTAGCTAAGTCATGTTTAGAGAAAATTTCTTAAGCTCCTGAATTTCTTGGCAGGTAGATTTCTTCTTCAAATTAGCTCTGGTTCTTTTACAAGGCCCAACTCTTTCCTCCTATTTTTTTGTCCAAGGCATCCACATCCACAGTAGCACCTTCATGATGGAGGTATTCAAGCTTTCCAACAATGGTGTTTATACTCTCACTAGAATTCTTCACCACTTTATGGTTGTAGGTCACCAAAGATATCAAAttctcattgactttttggaacttgTTCTCCATCTAACTGAATCTACCCTCAAACTCTTTCTTGAGTTTATCCTCTAGCTGTGAAATTCTCCTATCATAGTCTTTCTTCATCTCACTAACCGTACCCATCATTTTCTTCATGAAATCCATAATTGACTTTCTCTGGTCCACTATCCATTATTTTGTAGCCTGATATCTTGTTTGTTGATAATTACCCGAAGtttcacattgatgtccttaatttCATGAAAAGACCATTTAAACATCCTAAACTTATCCACAGCATCATCGCAGGCCATTGACAAGACATCATCAGGGTTCTCCCTTCCTAGATTGAGAAAAGAGGAGTTGGCATTGAGATCCTTTGGGTAGGGGGGTCTATCACTTCTGGAAGGGGCTGAGATAGACTTATCTGGAATGGAGTTGTGGGAGGGTAGAGAATCAGACATTGAAGTAGAAGCAGGAGTAGCTCTTCCTTATTTAGCTTTGTGACCAATCTTCAAAGAAGAGTACGACCCAGATTCAAACTTTTCCATATCAGCAATCCACTCTTCCTCATTAGAGGAAAGGCTAACATGATCATCTTCCTCAAACTCACTAGAACCTTCAAAAACCCTAGTTGAAGGAGAGGTCAGGGTTTTGATACACATGTTCATggataaggaaaagaaaaccccCATGAAGGAtaggaaattttttgatttttctattgTCCTTAATGCTGGCATTGATGGACACCATTAAAAAGAAGGGGAAAGAAACCTTCACATTGTGCCTAAAGCAATTAAGCAAAACAAAATGATGCCCATAGGCCCTAGTGTATCTACCATCAAGGGTA is a genomic window of Cryptomeria japonica chromosome 7, Sugi_1.0, whole genome shotgun sequence containing:
- the LOC131074267 gene encoding delta-selinene-like synthase, chloroplastic; translated protein: MSNLKGDHISSVSSIPSNAFNHWDDTFVQSIQTPYAGSEYRERVEKVVNEVKMLLKETQSGENDLIERLEMVDALQCLGIDRYFQGEIKAALDYVYRAWNGSVGIGLGSESSTMDINATNHNYCHNHG